The DNA segment GCTTGGGCGCGGGCGTGGAGGTTTAGGCCCGGCTCGTCGAGGAGAACGATGACGTTCGAGTCTTCCTCGAACTCGGTGAAGGCCGCGATGAACGACACGAACCAGCGGAACCCGTTGGATCGAGCGTCCAAGCTATTCGTGAAATGGTGGCGAGTGTCCATCACGTCGAGCTTTAGTTCGCTGCGCACGACTTGCTGGCCATCGGGGCGTGACTCAACAGCCGTATTGATGTCGATATCCAACCGTAGGTACTGGTTCTGCCTCCAGTACTGAAGGACGTTCTGAGTAAGCTCAGCCCCCACGGCTTGCAGCTCCGCCTTGCGAGCGACGTAATCATCGGAAACGAGATCGTCGTCAGCGAACCCCATGCGTAGGAGGGCGAGAGCAGTCTGTTGTCGACTATCCAGAGCGGATGAGTCCTCTGATCGAAGGGCGTTGATGAGTGGCTCGGTGTCCGTCGTGCCGGGCAGCTCGGAGTACTCATCGAAGTAGAAGAACCGCGGCATACGGTCTCGAAGGAACTCACCCACGGCGCTTCGTGCAGAGGTGGCTTCGCCGTAGGTATCGGTCAGCCGCCTCAGTGCCTCAGCCTCTACGGCGGGGCTGCCGGACGAGTTTGCGCGCCCAGCGGTGGCCGTAAGCCGGTCTCTAAGTGGACCGATGTCCGTTGAACCCTCGACATGAAGCCCATCGAGCAAGTGCCGAATCGCAGCGACGGGTTCACAAGCAGGAGGGATGTGAGTCAGGCTCTCGGACCCATAGTCTCGATACGCAGAGAAGGTCTGATCAAGTAGAACGTCCTTGCCGAACTTGGCAGCAACATCCCTAACGTCATCCTCTGCGAGACGAAAGACAACCTCGATGGGCTTTGCCTCTTGATACTTTCCGCTTCGCTCGTGCTGCTTTTGCAACCATCGGGGATAGTCATGCCGGGGGAACTCTCGGTCTCGATCGCTGCTAGCAGGGTTCAAAGCATGGAGCGCGTGCAGGAGATTGGTCTTGCCCGACTCGTTCTTGCCAACGAGTACAGTTACCTTCTGATCAACGGCAATATCATTTGAATCCAACACATTGCGATAGTAGCCAACTCGAAACGATGAGAGTTCCATTTGATACTACCTCCTGGCGAGTCAAAGACAATAGCTCGGGGGACCTCCCGGAGAAGAGGCAGGCACCCTCCTGCAGTGGCGAACCCCACACCCCACCAACCTCCAGACTAGGCGAACAGGCCGGCAGCCGCCTTCGTACAGTCTGCGATCCTCGCCAGGACTTTGCAGATATCTTCACCAGCCCCGGAACGGCCCTTAACAACTTCCAGCAGCCGGCCCGTCTCCAAGTCGCAGAATCCCCACTGTCAAGGCCGGTTGAAAGTTGCGCGGTTTAGTGGGTGACCTCCTTTCGTTTGCCTCTGAGTCGGTAGCTCTGTCCTTTGAGGACGATGACCTCAGCATGGTGGACCAGGCGGTCGACCATGGCCGCGACGGCTACGGCATCGCCGAATATTTCTGCCTAGGCGGAGAAGTTCTTGTTGGACGTGACGATGAGCGATCGGCGTTCGTAGCGGGATGAGATGAGCGAGAAGAACAAGGAAGCGGCTTCGGGATCAAAGGGGATGTATCCAACTTCGTCGATGACGATGAGGGGGATGCGGGCGAGGCGGTCCAGTTCGTCGCTGAGCCGGCCTCTGCTCTTAGCTTCGGAGAGTCGGGTGACCCACTGTGTGGCGGTCGCGAACGCGAGTGGGTAACCGCGGCGGGCTGCTTGAACACCTAAGGCGATGGAGAGATGCGTTTTGCCTGTGCCCGGTGGGCCCAAGAAGATCACGTTGTGGGCTTTTGGGACGAAGTCGAGCTGGTGGAGATGCGCTATCTGAGCTTGGGATACTGATCGTTGGTGAGCGAAGTCGAACATTGTCGAAGGGTCTTTGTCTGGGGGAATCGGGCCGCGCGGATACGGTTTTGGCCTCCGTGTGTTTCACGGGCGGTGACCTCTTCAGAAAGGACCTTGACCAACAACTCGAGGGGATCCCATCCCTCAGCCCGGGCTGTCTTCGCCATGTCGGGGGCGACTTGGCGGATGCGGGGCATCTTCAGAGCCCTGGAGAGGAACGCCACTTCGGAGCTGAGACCACCCATCAGCAGGCCCCGATGAGAGCGTCGTAGCAGGCCAAGTCCACTTCGGGAATGTCCGCATCGGCAGCGACGAGTCGGGTGCGGGCCTAGCGGGCAAGGCGCAACAGGCGGGCATGGGCAGGATCCAAGACGACATCAGCAGGGACATAGCTCCGCCGATGGCGGGCGACCTGGCGGCCGTCGACATGGATCACCACCTCGCGATGCGAGACCCGCACCCCAACCCGCCGGCCGGCCAGACCTGGCGGTGTCGAGTAGTCAACATCGCCGATGCGGCAGAACCCGTCCCGACTCACCCGCACCTCGGCGCGACGGTCGGTATCCGGTAGCGGATCCGCCAGCGCATACAGGTGACTCTTCTCAGCTCTCCACGCGTCGGCCACCTTGGCGCCGACTCTTCGATGGTGACGCTCGAACGCCACCTCCCGGGCCCAGCGGTCATGCTGAGCTCAGATATCTCCGATCGAGTCGAACCTACGCAGCGGGAGGAACGACCCCTCCAGATAACCGATAGTCCGCTCGACCTGGCCCTTGGACTCCAGACGGCGGGGCAACAGCACAATCGGACGGACCCGCAACGCCCCCAACAAAGCAGCCACCGAGTCATGAACCCGCGCAGGGCGGGACTTAGAGCGTGCGCGGATAGCTTTGGAAATCCACCGGGTGGGGTGTTAGCTCGGGTTTGATATCGAGCGGCAATAGACACCCCCAACCGGTGGAGGAATGATTATGCGCGCGCTCGATCCCGAAGTCACAAACGCGGTGTGGGAATCCGTGAAGGCTCTGGTGCCCCGGCGGGAGGTGGACCATCCGATGGGTGGTCACCGTCCCCGTATTTCGGATCGGGTCTGTTTTGAGGGGATCCTGGTGCGGTTGGTGACGGGCTGTTCGTGGGTGACGGCGGAACATCTGCTGGGCGGGGTGGTGTCGGACACCACATTGCGGGCCCGCCGCGACGAGTGGACAGATGCGGGCGTGTTCGACGCTGTGGTATCCGAATCGTTGGCGGGCTATGACCGCATCATGGGGTTGGACCTTTCCGAGGTTTCGGTTGACGGCAGCCAGCACAAGGCACCCACCGGTGGGCAAGGAACCGGAAACGAATCCCCTGCGACAGGGCCAAATCAGGCTGGAAATGGTCCCTAGCCACAGACGCCAACGGCATCCCTGTCGGTTGGGCCACCGCCGGCGCCAACCGTCACGACAGCATCCTGTTCGAACCCACCCTCAAAGATATCGCCAACCGAGGTCTCCTAGCCGACATCGAGACCCTCCACCTAGACCGAGGCTACGACAGAAAAGCCATCCGGGCTCTCTGCGAAACCGCGGGCATCACCGACATCATCTGCGCCCGGAAACAACCCCGGGGCCAAGGCAACCACACCAAACTATCCACACCCCTCGGCATGCGCTGGACCGTCGAACGAACCAACTCATGGCTCACGAACTACGGGCAACTCCGCCGCAACACAGACCACTACCCCCACCACCGGCTAGCCCAACTCGCCCTATGTTGGCGATCAGCGAAATTCACTCATACTGGATTGCCCTGTTTGGTGGGGGCCGCTGCGATGATCGGGGCGGCCCCCCGGTCCGGGGGGCGGGTCTGACCCAAGTGAAATTCGGCGCGTTTGTTGCCTTGCTGGGGATCTGTCGGCCTGTCCCCCCGGTCTGGGGGCGGGTTCTGGCTTCGAGGCGGATGTGACCTGGTAGGAGCCTTGTGGAAGGTCCGCACCTTGAGTGTTACGAGGAGTCCTCGGGCGGCGTAGTTTTGGTAGTTGGTGAAGCCGTGAGCGACGCGTCGTAGGACCTGGAGGAGGTTGTTGATCCCTTCGAGGGGTCCGTTCGTGGCTCGCCGGCCGGGGTGGTAGGCCAAGATTTCTTGGCCCCAGGTAATGATCTTGTCCACCACGTCGTGGTATTCGGGGATCTGGCCTGTGTCGTAGAGATCAGCGAACCGTGCCAGAGCCTCGTTGGCCTGCTCCAGGTCGTCGGCTTCGTAGAGCCCGTAGAG comes from the bacterium genome and includes:
- a CDS encoding AAA family ATPase translates to MELSSFRVGYYRNVLDSNDIAVDQKVTVLVGKNESGKTNLLHALHALNPASSDRDREFPRHDYPRWLQKQHERSGKYQEAKPIEVVFRLAEDDVRDVAAKFGKDVLLDQTFSAYRDYGSESLTHIPPACEPVAAIRHLLDGLHVEGSTDIGPLRDRLTATAGRANSSGSPAVEAEALRRLTDTYGEATSARSAVGEFLRDRMPRFFYFDEYSELPGTTDTEPLINALRSEDSSALDSRQQTALALLRMGFADDDLVSDDYVARKAELQAVGAELTQNVLQYWRQNQYLRLDIDINTAVESRPDGQQVVRSELKLDVMDTRHHFTNSLDARSNGFRWFVSFIAAFTEFEEDSNVIVLLDEPGLNLHARAQADFLQFINERVAGRHQVLFTTHSPFLVDPARLGRVRVVEDAGPDTGAKVTTAGSASKDPDTLFPLQAALGYDIAQNLFVGPDNLVVEGLSDYTYLLVMSDHLKSHDRTGLDDRWRLLPAGGASNIPTFVTLVGPSLDVSVLVDGAQASSQKVRNLMKAGLLDDKRLITPESAAAAKGADIEDLFTDDDYLLLFNKALRRQLKSADIVGNDRIVKRIERNTNPFDHNAPARYLLQNRTGLLPKLSDETLARFEKLMEAINATLASHP
- a CDS encoding transposase, which gives rise to MRALDPEVTNAVWESVKALVPRREVDHPMGGHRPRISDRVCFEGILVRLVTGCSWVTAEHLLGGVVSDTTLRARRDEWTDAGVFDAVVSESLAGYDRIMGLDLSEVSVDGSQHKAPTGGQGTGNESPATGPNQAGNGP